From a region of the Mycobacterium intracellulare ATCC 13950 genome:
- a CDS encoding GntR family transcriptional regulator, which translates to MAQPVPVGDVQGSRASRARRVADVLRQQIHADAYPDGLPAELDLAAEFSVSRNTVREALTVLKHEGLIDRGPRVGTHVAQRKYAHGLDALLGLKETFKDLGEVRNEVRAAMPVTAPPSVARRLRLKPGERAVFVERLRYLGDLPLSLDLTYLAPDIGRQVLNHPLETDDLFALIEEVSGQRLGSAALALEAIPADAHSAATLQVPDGAALLMLERLTSLADGTPVDLEYIRMRGDRITMRGNLVRAETRSNP; encoded by the coding sequence GTGGCGCAACCAGTACCCGTCGGGGATGTTCAAGGCTCGCGGGCCAGCCGCGCCCGCCGGGTCGCCGACGTGTTGCGCCAGCAGATCCACGCCGATGCCTACCCGGACGGCCTGCCGGCCGAACTCGATCTGGCCGCCGAGTTCTCGGTCTCGCGCAACACCGTTCGCGAAGCGCTGACCGTCCTCAAGCACGAGGGGCTGATCGACCGCGGGCCCAGGGTCGGCACCCACGTCGCGCAGCGCAAGTACGCCCACGGGCTCGACGCGCTGCTGGGCCTGAAGGAAACGTTCAAGGATCTCGGCGAGGTGCGCAACGAGGTGCGGGCGGCCATGCCGGTCACCGCGCCGCCGTCGGTGGCCCGCCGGTTGCGGCTGAAACCGGGGGAGCGGGCGGTGTTCGTCGAGCGGCTGCGCTACCTCGGGGACCTGCCGCTCAGCCTGGACCTCACCTACCTCGCCCCGGACATCGGCAGGCAGGTGTTGAACCATCCCCTGGAAACCGACGACCTGTTCGCGCTCATCGAGGAGGTCAGCGGGCAGCGGCTGGGCTCGGCGGCGCTGGCGCTCGAGGCCATCCCCGCCGACGCGCACTCGGCGGCCACGCTGCAGGTGCCCGACGGCGCGGCGCTGCTGATGCTGGAGCGCCTCACCAGCCTCGCCGACGGCACCCCCGTCGACCTCGAGTACATCCGGATGCGCGGCGACCGAATCACCATGCGCGGCAATCTTGTCCGAGCCGAAACGAGGAGCAACCCATGA
- a CDS encoding ABC transporter substrate-binding protein, with protein MRRHAVWPASVMIAIAAFTSGCSLESLSQSSGVVNVVVGYQSKTINTVTAGTLLRAQGYLEHRLADITTRTGTKYAVRWQDYDTGAPITAQMLAEKIDIGSMGDYPMLINGSKTQANPLARTEIVSITGYNPKGALNMVVVTPDSRAKGLADLAGTKVSASVGSAGHGTLVRALGRAGVTGVEVLNQQPQVGASALESGQVQALSQFVAWPGLLVYQGKAKLLYDGAELNLPTLHGVVVRRSYASAHPEVLGAFLQAQLDATDFLNDKPLQAARIVAKESGLPQEVVYLYNGPGGTSFDTTLKPSLVEALKSDVPYLKSIGDFADLDVAKFVVDEPLRAVFTARGLDYAASRARTANPSALRGDPALASELWLDGADATQTVATPTALLQAVRDAVSRGAKVRAAYVPDAELGTRWFADKAFWVKDGQNYLPFGTPAGANRYLAGHPRGVAMDYQEALGGSV; from the coding sequence ATGAGACGACACGCCGTCTGGCCGGCGTCGGTGATGATCGCGATCGCCGCGTTCACCTCCGGGTGCTCGCTGGAATCCCTGTCGCAGTCATCCGGCGTGGTCAACGTGGTGGTGGGATACCAGTCCAAGACCATCAACACCGTCACCGCGGGCACGCTGCTGCGCGCACAGGGCTACCTCGAACACCGCCTTGCCGACATCACCACCCGCACCGGCACCAAATACGCGGTGCGGTGGCAGGATTACGACACCGGCGCCCCGATCACCGCGCAGATGCTCGCCGAGAAGATCGACATCGGCTCGATGGGCGACTATCCGATGCTGATCAACGGCTCCAAGACGCAGGCCAACCCGCTGGCCCGCACCGAGATCGTCTCCATCACCGGCTACAACCCCAAGGGCGCCCTCAACATGGTGGTGGTGACCCCGGATTCGCGCGCCAAGGGCCTGGCCGACCTCGCCGGCACCAAGGTCTCCGCCAGTGTCGGGTCGGCCGGCCACGGCACCCTGGTGCGCGCGCTGGGCAGGGCCGGCGTCACCGGCGTCGAGGTGCTCAACCAGCAACCGCAGGTCGGGGCATCGGCGCTGGAATCCGGTCAGGTACAGGCGCTTTCGCAATTCGTCGCCTGGCCGGGCCTGCTGGTCTATCAGGGCAAGGCCAAGCTGCTCTACGACGGGGCCGAGCTGAACCTGCCCACCCTGCACGGTGTGGTGGTGCGCCGCTCCTACGCGTCGGCGCACCCGGAGGTGCTGGGCGCCTTCCTGCAGGCGCAGTTGGACGCCACCGATTTCCTCAACGACAAGCCGCTGCAGGCCGCCCGCATCGTGGCCAAGGAAAGCGGGCTGCCCCAGGAGGTCGTCTACCTCTACAACGGTCCCGGGGGCACGTCGTTCGACACCACGCTGAAGCCGTCGCTGGTCGAGGCGCTGAAAAGCGATGTGCCGTACCTGAAGTCGATCGGTGACTTCGCCGATCTCGATGTGGCGAAGTTCGTCGTGGACGAACCGCTGCGCGCGGTGTTCACCGCCCGCGGCCTCGACTATGCGGCGTCGCGGGCCCGCACCGCCAACCCGTCGGCGCTGCGCGGCGACCCCGCGCTGGCCAGCGAGCTGTGGCTGGACGGGGCCGACGCCACGCAGACGGTCGCGACCCCGACCGCGCTGCTGCAGGCCGTGCGGGACGCGGTCAGCCGCGGAGCCAAGGTCCGCGCCGCCTACGTTCCCGACGCCGAGCTCGGCACCCGCTGGTTCGCCGACAAAGCGTTCTGGGTCAAAGACGGGCAGAACTACCTGCCGTTCGGCACCCCGGCCGGGGCGAACCGGTACCTCGCCGGTCACCCGCGCGGTGTCGCCATGGATTACCAAGAGGCACTGGGAGGTTCGGTATGA
- a CDS encoding 4Fe-4S dicluster domain-containing protein, with the protein MTLINDTRADVPVTIDESLCIDGCTLCVEVCPLDALAINPDTGKAFMHVDECWYCGPCAARCPTGAVTVNMPYLLR; encoded by the coding sequence ATGACGCTGATCAACGACACGCGCGCGGACGTGCCGGTGACGATCGACGAGTCGCTGTGCATCGACGGCTGCACGCTGTGCGTGGAGGTCTGCCCGCTCGACGCGCTGGCCATCAACCCCGACACCGGCAAGGCCTTCATGCATGTCGACGAATGCTGGTACTGCGGCCCCTGCGCGGCCCGCTGTCCGACCGGCGCCGTCACCGTCAACATGCCCTATCTCCTTCGCTGA
- a CDS encoding M24 family metallopeptidase: protein MTHSQRRDRLRARLQTSGLDALLVTDLVNVRYLSGFTGSNGALLVFADDRSPLLATDGRYRTQAAEQAPDLEVAIERALGRYLVGQAAAAGARKLGFESNVVTVDGFDALTGELNDRKAPTELVKAAGTVEALREVKDAGEVALLRLACEAADAALTDLVARGGLRPGRTEREVSRELEALMLDHGADAISFETIVAAGPNSAIPHHRPTDAALAAGDFVKIDFGALVGGYHSDMTRTFVLGKAADWQLEIYQLVADSQRAGREALRAGADLRGVDAAARQVIADAGYGEQFSHSLGHGVGLEIHEAPGIGATSTGTLLGESVVTVEPGVYLPGRGGVRIEDTLVVPEEGRAQAPELLTKFPKELAVLS, encoded by the coding sequence GTGACACATTCACAGCGTCGAGACAGGCTCAGAGCGCGGCTGCAGACCAGCGGATTGGATGCGCTGCTGGTCACGGACCTGGTCAACGTCCGTTATCTCTCCGGATTCACCGGGTCCAACGGCGCGTTGCTGGTGTTCGCCGACGATCGAAGCCCCCTGCTGGCGACCGACGGCCGGTACCGCACCCAGGCCGCCGAGCAGGCGCCGGACTTGGAGGTCGCCATCGAGCGCGCGCTGGGGCGCTACCTGGTCGGGCAGGCCGCCGCGGCGGGCGCGCGAAAGCTGGGTTTCGAAAGCAACGTGGTGACCGTCGACGGATTCGACGCCCTGACCGGCGAGCTGAACGACCGGAAGGCGCCCACCGAACTGGTGAAGGCCGCCGGAACCGTCGAGGCGTTGCGCGAGGTCAAGGACGCCGGTGAGGTCGCCCTGCTGCGCCTGGCCTGCGAGGCGGCCGACGCCGCGCTCACCGACCTGGTGGCGCGCGGCGGGCTGCGGCCCGGCCGCACCGAACGCGAGGTCAGCCGGGAGCTCGAGGCCCTGATGCTCGACCACGGCGCCGACGCGATCTCGTTCGAGACCATCGTGGCCGCGGGGCCGAACTCGGCGATCCCGCATCATCGCCCCACCGACGCCGCGCTGGCGGCCGGTGATTTCGTCAAGATCGACTTCGGCGCGCTGGTCGGCGGCTACCACTCCGACATGACCCGCACGTTCGTGCTCGGCAAGGCCGCCGACTGGCAGCTGGAGATCTACCAATTGGTCGCCGACTCCCAGCGGGCCGGCCGGGAGGCGCTGCGCGCCGGCGCCGACCTGCGCGGGGTGGACGCCGCGGCCCGCCAGGTGATCGCCGACGCCGGCTACGGCGAGCAGTTCAGCCACAGCCTGGGCCATGGCGTGGGTCTGGAGATCCACGAGGCGCCGGGCATCGGCGCCACGTCCACCGGCACCTTGCTGGGCGAGTCCGTGGTGACCGTGGAACCCGGCGTCTACCTGCCCGGCCGCGGCGGCGTCCGCATCGAGGACACCCTGGTGGTGCCGGAAGAGGGCCGCGCGCAGGCCCCGGAACTGCTGACCAAATTCCCCAAGGAGCTGGCCGTTCTCTCCTAG
- the efp gene encoding elongation factor P: MASTADFKNGLVLVIDGQLWQIVEFQHVKPGKGPAFVRTKLKNVLSGKVVDKTYNAGVKVETATVDRRDTTYLYRDGSDFVFMDSQDYEQHPLPESLVGDAARFLLEGLPVQVAFHNGAPLYIELPVSVEMEVTHTEPGLQGDRSSAGTKPATVETGAEIQVPLFINTGDKLKVDTRDGSYLGRVNA, translated from the coding sequence GTGGCAAGCACTGCCGATTTCAAGAATGGACTGGTGCTGGTGATCGACGGCCAGCTGTGGCAGATCGTCGAGTTCCAGCACGTCAAACCCGGCAAGGGCCCGGCGTTCGTGCGCACCAAGCTGAAGAATGTGCTCTCGGGCAAGGTCGTCGACAAGACGTACAACGCCGGGGTGAAGGTGGAAACCGCGACCGTGGACCGGCGCGACACCACCTACCTGTACCGCGACGGCTCGGACTTCGTGTTCATGGACAGCCAGGACTACGAGCAGCATCCGCTGCCGGAGTCGCTGGTCGGCGACGCCGCCCGGTTCCTGCTCGAGGGTCTGCCGGTGCAGGTGGCGTTCCACAACGGGGCGCCGCTCTACATCGAGCTGCCGGTGTCGGTCGAGATGGAGGTCACCCACACCGAGCCCGGCCTGCAGGGCGACCGGTCCAGCGCCGGCACCAAACCCGCCACCGTGGAAACCGGGGCCGAGATTCAGGTGCCGCTGTTCATCAACACCGGGGACAAGCTGAAGGTGGACACCCGCGACGGCAGCTACCTGGGACGTGTCAACGCGTGA
- a CDS encoding aminotransferase class I/II-fold pyridoxal phosphate-dependent enzyme, which yields MIRYSTQPRRLRVSALAAVANPSYARVDTWNLLDDACRHLAEVDLAGLDKTHDVARVKRLMDRIAAYERYWLYPGAENLAVFRAHLESLSTVRLTEEVSLAVRLLSEYGDRAGLFDTSAPLDDQELVAQAKQQHFYTVLLADDAPSTAPDSLAECLRALRCPSDDVQFEILVVPSVEDAITAVALNGEIQAAIIRDDLPLRSRDRLPLMNTLLGPNEDADGVIPDRANDWVECGEWIRELRPHIDLYLLTDESIAAGDDSEPDVYDRTFYRLNDVTDLHSTVLAGLRNRYATPFFDALRAYAAAPVGQFHALPVARGASIFNSRSLQDMGEFYGRNIFMAETSTTSGGLDSLLDPHGNIKKAMDKAAKTWNADHTYFVTNGTSTANKIVVQSLTRPGDIVLIDRNCHKSHHYGLVLAGAYPLYLDAYPLPQFAIYGAVSLRTIKQTLLDLEAAGQLDRVRMLLLTNCTFDGVVYNPLQVMQEVLAIKPDICFLWDEAWYAFATAVPWARQRTAMVAAERLEHMLASPEYVEEYRKWAASMDGVDRSEWIERELMPDPASARVRVYATHSTHKSLSALRQASMIHVRDEDFNALTRDAFGEAFLTHTSTSPNQQLLASLDLARRQVDIEGFQLVRQVYDMALVFRHRVRKDRLISKWFRILDESDLVPEEFRESSVSSYREVRQGALAEWNEAWRSDQFVLDATRVTLFVGATGMNGYDFREKILMERFGIQINKTSINSVLLIFTIGVTWSSVHYLLDVLRRVAIDFDRTEKAASVADRALQQRHVEEITEDLPHLPDFSEFDVAFRPVDECNFGDMRSAFYAGYEEADREHVLIGMAGRRLAEGKTLVSTTFVVPYPPGFPVLVPGQVVSKEIVYFLAQLDVKEIHGYNPDLGLSVFTETALARMEAQRNAAAAAVGSVTAAFELPADASGMNGARNGAPAVPSVADNT from the coding sequence ATGATCCGATACAGCACCCAGCCGCGACGACTTCGAGTCTCCGCGCTGGCGGCGGTGGCCAACCCGTCCTACGCCCGGGTCGACACCTGGAACCTGCTCGACGACGCGTGCCGCCACCTCGCCGAGGTGGATCTGGCCGGCTTGGACAAAACCCACGACGTGGCCCGGGTGAAGCGTTTGATGGACCGCATCGCCGCCTACGAGCGCTACTGGCTGTACCCGGGCGCGGAAAACCTGGCGGTCTTCCGCGCGCACCTGGAGAGCCTGTCCACGGTGCGGCTCACCGAAGAGGTCTCCCTGGCCGTGCGGCTGCTGAGCGAATACGGCGACCGCGCAGGCCTTTTCGACACCTCGGCGCCGCTGGATGACCAGGAGCTGGTGGCGCAGGCCAAACAGCAGCACTTCTACACCGTGTTGCTCGCCGACGACGCCCCCAGCACGGCGCCGGACAGCCTGGCCGAATGCCTGCGGGCGCTGCGTTGCCCGTCCGACGACGTGCAGTTCGAGATCCTGGTCGTCCCCAGCGTCGAGGACGCGATCACCGCCGTCGCTTTGAACGGGGAGATCCAGGCCGCGATCATCCGCGACGACCTGCCGCTGCGCTCGCGTGACCGGCTGCCGCTGATGAACACGCTGCTCGGGCCCAACGAGGACGCGGACGGCGTCATCCCCGACCGCGCCAACGACTGGGTGGAGTGCGGCGAATGGATCAGGGAGCTGCGGCCCCACATCGACCTGTACCTGCTCACCGACGAGTCGATCGCGGCGGGCGACGACAGCGAGCCCGACGTCTACGACCGGACGTTCTACCGGCTCAACGACGTCACCGATCTGCACAGCACGGTGCTCGCCGGGCTGCGAAACCGTTATGCCACACCGTTTTTCGACGCGTTGCGGGCGTATGCGGCGGCGCCGGTCGGCCAGTTCCACGCGCTGCCCGTCGCGCGCGGCGCCAGCATCTTCAACTCCAGGTCGCTGCAGGACATGGGGGAGTTCTACGGCCGCAACATCTTCATGGCCGAAACCTCCACCACCTCCGGCGGTCTGGACTCGCTGCTCGACCCGCACGGCAACATCAAGAAGGCGATGGACAAGGCCGCGAAAACGTGGAACGCCGACCACACCTACTTCGTCACCAACGGGACGTCGACCGCCAACAAGATCGTCGTGCAGTCGCTGACCCGGCCCGGCGACATCGTGCTGATCGACCGCAATTGCCACAAGTCGCACCACTACGGGCTGGTGCTGGCCGGCGCCTACCCGCTCTACCTGGACGCCTATCCGTTGCCGCAGTTCGCGATCTACGGGGCGGTGTCGCTGCGCACCATCAAGCAGACGCTGCTGGACCTGGAGGCGGCGGGACAACTGGACCGCGTGCGGATGCTGCTGCTGACCAACTGCACGTTCGACGGCGTCGTCTACAACCCGCTGCAGGTCATGCAGGAGGTGCTGGCGATCAAGCCGGACATCTGCTTTCTGTGGGACGAGGCGTGGTACGCCTTCGCGACGGCGGTGCCGTGGGCGCGGCAGCGGACCGCGATGGTGGCCGCCGAACGCCTCGAGCACATGCTGGCATCGCCGGAATACGTTGAGGAATACCGGAAATGGGCCGCGTCGATGGACGGGGTCGACCGGTCGGAGTGGATCGAGCGTGAGCTGATGCCCGATCCGGCGAGCGCGCGGGTCCGCGTCTACGCGACGCACTCCACGCACAAATCGCTGTCGGCGCTGCGGCAGGCGTCGATGATCCACGTCCGTGACGAGGATTTCAACGCGCTCACCCGCGACGCGTTCGGGGAGGCGTTTTTGACCCACACGTCGACCTCACCGAACCAGCAGCTGCTCGCGTCGCTGGACCTGGCCCGCCGCCAGGTCGACATCGAGGGTTTCCAACTCGTCCGGCAGGTCTACGACATGGCGCTGGTCTTCCGGCACCGGGTCCGCAAGGACCGGCTGATCAGCAAGTGGTTCCGCATCCTCGACGAATCCGATTTGGTGCCCGAGGAATTCCGGGAGTCGTCGGTCAGTTCGTACCGCGAGGTCAGGCAGGGCGCGCTGGCCGAATGGAACGAGGCATGGCGCTCCGACCAGTTCGTGCTGGACGCGACGCGCGTAACCTTGTTCGTCGGCGCGACCGGGATGAACGGTTACGACTTCCGCGAGAAGATCCTGATGGAGCGGTTCGGCATCCAGATCAACAAGACGTCGATCAACAGCGTGTTGTTGATCTTCACGATCGGCGTCACCTGGTCGAGCGTGCACTACCTGCTCGACGTGTTGCGGAGGGTGGCAATCGATTTCGACCGCACCGAAAAGGCGGCGAGCGTGGCGGACCGGGCGCTGCAGCAACGCCACGTCGAGGAGATCACCGAGGACCTGCCGCACCTGCCCGACTTCAGCGAGTTCGACGTCGCGTTCCGGCCCGTCGACGAATGCAACTTCGGCGACATGCGGTCGGCGTTCTACGCCGGATACGAAGAGGCCGATCGCGAGCACGTGCTGATCGGCATGGCCGGCCGGCGGCTGGCCGAGGGCAAGACGCTGGTGTCGACGACGTTCGTGGTGCCCTACCCGCCGGGCTTCCCGGTGCTGGTGCCCGGCCAGGTGGTCTCCAAGGAGATCGTCTACTTCCTGGCCCAGCTCGACGTCAAGGAAATCCACGGCTACAACCCCGATTTGGGGCTGTCGGTCTTCACCGAGACGGCGCTGGCGCGCATGGAAGCGCAACGCAACGCCGCGGCGGCCGCGGTGGGCTCGGTGACCGCGGCGTTCGAGCTGCCCGCAGACGCCTCCGGCATGAACGGGGCGCGCAACGGCGCCCCGGCGGTGCCGTCGGTCGCCGACAACACCTGA
- a CDS encoding B-4DMT family transporter, which translates to MSNWMLRGLVYAAAMVVVRLFQGALINAWQTQAGLFSVVLLLLFVIGVAVWGVLDGRADAIANPDPDRRGDLAMTWLLAGLVAGLLSGAVSWLIALVYTGLYTGGLINEVTTFAAFTALCVFLPGIIGVTIGRWRVDRNPPPRRPGTDEERADTDVFSAVRADDAPTGEIPAAGAQTEERTSAVATAEREGPTETMPTEESPTETIAKTEDDPKTEVIPSAREEPKKD; encoded by the coding sequence ATGAGTAACTGGATGCTGCGCGGATTGGTGTACGCCGCGGCGATGGTCGTCGTTCGATTGTTCCAAGGTGCGCTGATCAACGCGTGGCAGACCCAGGCGGGTTTGTTCAGCGTGGTGCTGCTGCTGCTGTTCGTCATCGGGGTCGCCGTGTGGGGGGTTCTGGACGGCCGGGCCGACGCCATCGCCAACCCCGATCCGGACCGCCGCGGCGACCTGGCGATGACCTGGCTGCTGGCCGGCCTGGTCGCGGGCCTGCTCAGTGGCGCCGTCTCCTGGCTGATCGCGCTGGTGTACACCGGCCTGTACACCGGTGGGCTGATCAACGAGGTGACGACGTTCGCGGCGTTCACCGCGTTGTGCGTCTTCCTGCCCGGCATCATCGGCGTGACCATCGGCCGCTGGCGGGTGGACCGCAATCCCCCGCCGCGCCGGCCCGGCACTGACGAGGAACGCGCCGACACCGACGTGTTCTCGGCGGTGCGCGCCGACGACGCGCCCACCGGTGAGATTCCCGCGGCCGGCGCCCAGACCGAAGAGCGGACCTCCGCTGTCGCCACCGCCGAGCGCGAGGGGCCCACGGAGACGATGCCCACGGAGGAATCCCCCACCGAGACGATCGCCAAGACCGAGGACGACCCGAAGACCGAGGTCATCCCGTCGGCCCGCGAGGAGCCGAAAAAGGACTAG
- the nusB gene encoding transcription antitermination factor NusB, translating to MSRPVKGRHQARKRAVDLLFEAEARGLSPAEVVDVRTGLAEANPEIAPLQPYTAAVARGVGEHAAHVDDLISSHLQGWTLDRLPAVDRAILRVAVWELLYADDVPEPVAVDEAVQLAKELSTDDSPGFVNGVLGHVMLVTPQIRAAAQAVRGAAGSDAPGTAEDHGPQP from the coding sequence GTGAGCCGGCCCGTTAAAGGGCGACATCAGGCTCGCAAGCGCGCCGTCGACCTGTTGTTCGAAGCCGAGGCGCGCGGATTGAGCCCCGCGGAGGTGGTCGACGTCCGCACCGGGCTCGCCGAGGCGAACCCCGAAATCGCGCCCCTGCAGCCGTATACGGCGGCGGTGGCGCGGGGCGTCGGCGAACACGCCGCACACGTCGACGACCTGATCAGCTCGCATCTGCAGGGCTGGACGCTGGACCGGCTGCCCGCCGTGGACCGCGCCATCCTGCGGGTCGCGGTGTGGGAGCTCCTCTACGCCGACGACGTGCCGGAGCCGGTCGCCGTCGACGAGGCCGTTCAGCTGGCCAAGGAGCTGTCCACCGACGACTCGCCGGGCTTCGTCAACGGGGTGCTCGGCCACGTCATGCTGGTGACCCCGCAGATCAGGGCGGCCGCCCAGGCCGTTCGCGGCGCGGCGGGTTCAGACGCCCCCGGCACAGCGGAGGACCACGGACCGCAGCCATGA